The Anaerolineae bacterium genome includes a region encoding these proteins:
- a CDS encoding class IV adenylate cyclase, translated as MATNIEIKAKVQDFDRLKKRVEKLSDTPVEIIPQQDTFFHTPKGRLKLRQLTPNRGQLIYYEREDIAGPKQSNYFIYPTPAPQTLAAILAAAWGVRGVVCKERLLYMVGSTRIHLDKVEGLGDFLEFEVVLNETDTPAAGEAIASVLMAKLGIAESDLVEGAYIDLLGDTQED; from the coding sequence AGTGCAAGATTTCGACCGGTTGAAAAAGCGGGTCGAAAAACTTAGCGACACGCCGGTGGAAATCATTCCCCAGCAAGACACCTTTTTCCACACGCCCAAAGGCCGGCTCAAACTGCGCCAACTTACCCCCAACCGGGGCCAACTGATCTACTACGAGCGAGAAGACATTGCCGGCCCCAAACAATCAAATTATTTCATTTATCCCACCCCTGCCCCCCAAACCCTGGCCGCCATTTTGGCCGCCGCCTGGGGCGTTCGCGGCGTTGTCTGTAAAGAACGGCTGCTTTATATGGTCGGCTCTACCCGTATCCACCTGGACAAGGTTGAGGGGCTGGGCGATTTTTTGGAATTTGAGGTGGTGTTGAATGAAACCGATACCCCTGCCGCAGGTGAAGCTATTGCCTCGGTCCTGATGGCAAAATTAGGCATTGCCGAAAGTGATTTGGTTGAGGGAGCTTACATTGACCTGCTAGGAGATACGCAGGAGGATTGA
- a CDS encoding cellulase family glycosylhydrolase has translation MKLRHLPGIIFLFIPLLACGNFLSQAEIKPPPTRLKLVSFDTATLTPLPTATPNPTPTPTVTPSPTFLPPTSTPTPTTAATPTLPPSPPPTLTPIAATVTAAAQAAQAAQATHTVEQYHLGYGVQLAEAKNMDLAVQGGFTWAKHDLNIRNDTNFKTNADNLLSDLRKSGAEHVLLKLIIWNQAGLPDAPRTADEVADFAENAAEAAEFIRNRYGSLYQTIAYEIWNEPNLNFEWEGNPNPAEYVALLRATSAAIRQADPQAIIVSGAPSPGGDYDDLKFLEGMYANGIKGLVDAIGSHPYGGPWPYDHPTGIDEQGNGWPYFRKAEAQRAIMEQYGDTDTQIWATEFSWLAGIPNCDFGEHTRWQVTPEQQADYLVAAYNYAQQNWPWMGPMFVVYDFALTGRYGQCHPASGYSILRPGPDGHIVSPAAQALFAMPKYSRW, from the coding sequence GTGAAGTTGAGACACCTGCCCGGCATCATTTTTCTATTCATCCCCCTCCTCGCCTGCGGCAATTTTTTGAGCCAAGCAGAGATCAAACCACCCCCCACCCGGCTAAAATTGGTCAGCTTTGACACGGCCACCCTCACCCCCTTACCCACCGCTACGCCCAACCCTACCCCAACGCCCACCGTTACCCCTTCACCCACTTTCCTCCCCCCAACTTCCACACCAACGCCGACCACCGCGGCCACACCCACGCTGCCGCCCTCCCCGCCTCCCACCCTCACCCCCATCGCGGCCACCGTCACCGCCGCCGCTCAAGCTGCCCAGGCCGCGCAAGCCACCCACACGGTTGAGCAGTATCACCTGGGTTACGGCGTGCAACTGGCCGAGGCCAAAAATATGGACCTGGCCGTGCAGGGCGGTTTCACCTGGGCCAAACACGATCTCAATATTCGTAACGACACTAACTTTAAAACCAACGCCGACAACCTGCTCAGCGACCTCCGCAAAAGCGGCGCCGAACACGTGCTGCTCAAACTCATCATCTGGAACCAGGCCGGCCTGCCCGACGCTCCTCGCACGGCGGACGAGGTGGCAGACTTTGCCGAAAACGCCGCCGAAGCGGCCGAATTCATCCGCAACCGTTACGGCTCGCTTTACCAAACCATTGCCTACGAAATCTGGAACGAACCCAACCTCAACTTTGAGTGGGAAGGCAATCCCAACCCCGCCGAATACGTCGCCCTGCTACGGGCAACGTCCGCCGCCATCCGCCAGGCCGACCCCCAGGCCATCATTGTCAGCGGCGCGCCCTCGCCCGGCGGCGATTACGATGACCTTAAATTTCTGGAAGGAATGTACGCCAACGGCATAAAAGGTTTGGTAGACGCTATCGGCAGCCACCCCTATGGCGGCCCCTGGCCCTACGACCACCCCACCGGCATTGACGAGCAGGGCAACGGCTGGCCCTATTTCCGCAAAGCCGAAGCCCAACGGGCCATTATGGAACAGTACGGCGATACGGACACCCAAATCTGGGCCACCGAATTTAGCTGGCTGGCCGGCATCCCCAACTGCGACTTTGGCGAGCACACCCGCTGGCAGGTAACGCCGGAGCAGCAGGCCGACTACCTGGTGGCCGCCTACAATTACGCCCAGCAAAACTGGCCCTGGATGGGGCCGATGTTTGTGGTGTACGATTTTGCCCTCACCGGGCGCTACGGCCAATGCCATCCCGCCTCCGGCTACTCCATCCTGCGCCCCGGCCCGGATGGCCACATTGTCAGCCCGGCGGCCCAGGCTTTGTTTGCCATGCCCAAATATTCACGGTGGTAA
- a CDS encoding AAA-like domain-containing protein has product MKKPVRRHYQLENIRTLLTDGFTEGDLRAFCYDQPRLRPVYYQLAEGMAKTQIIHRLIEYADQHELLEFLLDWAEKNNPAKYKRYHPYFFDRPEEKPVRIFICYNPHHTPDHHLADYLDQFLSQQQYQVFSYFKLQPGQTWLEEIDRQIEASDFLIVLLSTESANSEMVQVEVRRANEYHKLQRRPQLLPVRVMEGALPYPLDALLDPFQYVTWRSKADNQRLEQDLLKALTGQLPRQEPYRARPVNDQSIISEDGTPVPDEQSWPSPLPSFNSRLLDELEAPGGTVKLRDKFYIERDADDHLKRQTGKTGTLTIIQAARQQGKSSLLVRGVSHARQNKTKTVSLDLQRVDSQYLADPALFLNYLAESIIRKLRCNETEAERFWRDSALGPQEKLTYLLEEYILPTSDNPILLAIDEADRLLQTAFHPNFFGMLRSWHNSAALGEPWEKLNLLLAISTEPYLLIPAGQSPFNVGLKLNLDDFNETQMHDLNWRHGSPVKDKNFSAMMALLNGHPYLSRKAFYTIATEHLTWNNLMQIAAKEDGPFGDHLRHQQWLLHAETDLKSALKEIIQHNRCHNKEALFRLLRAGLVRYEGEYCTCRCDLYRLYFADRL; this is encoded by the coding sequence ATGAAGAAACCTGTGCGCAGACATTACCAGTTGGAGAATATTCGCACCCTCCTCACCGACGGATTTACGGAAGGAGATCTCCGCGCTTTTTGTTACGACCAGCCCCGCTTGAGACCCGTTTATTATCAATTGGCCGAAGGGATGGCCAAAACTCAAATTATTCATCGGCTTATTGAATATGCCGACCAACACGAACTTCTTGAATTTCTCCTTGATTGGGCTGAAAAGAATAATCCGGCCAAATATAAACGATACCACCCCTACTTTTTTGACCGGCCTGAAGAAAAACCGGTCCGCATCTTTATCTGTTATAATCCCCACCATACTCCCGATCACCACTTGGCGGACTATCTGGACCAATTCTTGAGTCAACAGCAGTACCAGGTTTTTAGCTATTTCAAACTACAACCCGGCCAAACCTGGCTGGAAGAAATTGATCGCCAGATTGAGGCCAGTGATTTTTTAATCGTCCTGCTCTCTACCGAATCGGCTAACAGTGAAATGGTCCAGGTTGAGGTCAGGCGCGCCAACGAATACCACAAACTACAGAGGCGGCCCCAACTTCTGCCGGTACGGGTTATGGAAGGGGCGTTGCCCTACCCCCTTGACGCCCTTCTGGATCCATTTCAATACGTAACCTGGCGCAGCAAAGCCGATAATCAACGGCTGGAGCAGGACCTTCTAAAAGCCCTTACCGGCCAATTGCCCCGGCAAGAACCCTATCGGGCCAGGCCGGTGAATGACCAAAGCATCATCTCCGAAGATGGCACGCCCGTACCCGACGAACAAAGTTGGCCTTCCCCTCTGCCCTCCTTCAATTCACGCCTGCTCGACGAATTGGAAGCGCCGGGCGGAACGGTCAAACTACGCGACAAATTCTACATTGAACGGGACGCCGACGACCATCTCAAACGGCAAACGGGCAAAACGGGCACCCTCACGATTATCCAGGCCGCCCGCCAGCAGGGAAAAAGTTCGCTCCTGGTGCGGGGGGTGTCTCATGCTCGCCAAAATAAAACCAAAACTGTCAGCCTTGATTTGCAACGGGTTGATAGCCAATACCTGGCCGACCCCGCTCTATTTCTAAACTATCTGGCCGAATCAATTATCCGCAAACTCCGCTGCAACGAAACCGAAGCGGAACGATTTTGGCGCGATAGCGCGTTGGGGCCGCAAGAGAAATTAACCTATCTGCTGGAAGAATACATTTTGCCCACAAGCGATAACCCGATTCTGTTAGCCATAGACGAAGCGGACAGACTTTTGCAGACCGCGTTTCATCCGAATTTTTTTGGCATGCTTCGTTCATGGCACAACAGCGCGGCTTTGGGTGAGCCGTGGGAAAAACTGAACCTTTTACTGGCCATCTCCACCGAACCTTATTTGCTTATCCCGGCCGGCCAGTCGCCGTTTAACGTGGGGCTTAAACTCAATCTGGATGACTTCAACGAAACCCAAATGCACGACCTCAATTGGCGACACGGCTCTCCGGTAAAAGATAAAAACTTCTCGGCCATGATGGCCCTCTTAAACGGCCATCCATACCTTTCCCGTAAAGCATTCTATACCATCGCCACCGAACACCTGACCTGGAACAATTTAATGCAAATTGCCGCCAAAGAGGATGGCCCCTTTGGCGACCATCTACGCCATCAACAATGGCTTTTGCATGCTGAAACAGATTTGAAATCTGCGTTAAAAGAAATCATCCAGCACAATCGCTGTCACAATAAAGAGGCGCTGTTCCGGCTGCTGCGGGCCGGGTTGGTACGGTACGAGGGAGAATATTGTACCTGCCGCTGCGATTTATACCGTCTCTATTTTGCAGACAGGTTATAA
- a CDS encoding AAA-like domain-containing protein, with translation MDLTGQTLNQYQIREQIGHGGMAQVYKAYQPNLERYVAVKVLYAPQADDPDLKERFAREAKAIAQLSHPNILPIYDVGSAGEITYFVMKYVPGGQTLKSLLGQPLELATVGHYIEQIANALDHAHEHKILHRDIKPANILLEHNWLLLADFGLARTGLESQLTTQGAVVGTPQYMAPEQAEGETVDYRADIYSLGVVLYEMIMGHVPYDAESPLAILYKHIHDPVPRPRRYRRDLSAGLEAVILRALAKEPANRFARAGALAEALRAQLESSPLAGVEGIRQGIPPRIFLWFQSNALPDQQLAAYLQNLLRQSGHVVSADPVTHTDEAWLAEIDPKIESADFLIVLLSPSSLENQMGLDVLKQGLVHHKQQKRPHILPVQIGRLAMPPAGEAYLTSLPRIIWQNETDNDQVGQAILAATTARGSASTTSLPLGIISEDGGTFTDDEAIHTPLPQFDPGLVESLEAPGGVIKLRDKFYIERYADAQLRREVTKAGTTTTIRASRQTGKSSLLVRGINFARENKARVFHLDLQQFDAERLATPNIFLHSLAELMVRKLRLEVAEVENFWRGSLGPQDKLTYLIEDYILPETNSPIVLALDEVDRLLQTTNFYSDFFALLRAWHNSRALNEDWNRFNIILVISTEPYLLINEINQSPFNVGLRVYLEDFNQAQVRDLNQRHGAPVAEADFPELMDLLNGQPYLTRQALYTMVIQQLTWANLRQIAVEDNGPFGDHLRRQHWLLGQEPMLKEAFRQVIHNKNCEDDTARFRLLQAGLIKGSGDVYACRCDLYRQYFKDKL, from the coding sequence ATGGATCTGACCGGCCAGACTCTGAACCAATATCAAATCAGGGAACAGATTGGCCACGGGGGGATGGCCCAAGTTTACAAAGCCTATCAGCCCAATCTGGAACGTTATGTTGCCGTAAAAGTGCTATACGCGCCCCAGGCTGATGACCCAGACTTGAAAGAACGCTTTGCCCGCGAAGCCAAAGCCATTGCCCAACTGAGCCACCCCAATATTCTGCCCATCTACGACGTTGGTTCGGCAGGGGAGATTACCTATTTTGTCATGAAGTATGTCCCCGGCGGCCAAACCTTAAAAAGTTTGTTGGGACAGCCACTGGAACTGGCCACGGTGGGCCACTATATTGAACAAATTGCCAATGCCCTTGACCACGCCCACGAACATAAAATTCTTCACCGCGACATCAAACCGGCCAATATATTGTTAGAGCACAACTGGCTGCTTCTGGCCGATTTTGGCCTGGCCAGAACCGGCCTGGAGAGCCAATTAACCACTCAAGGCGCCGTGGTGGGCACGCCCCAATATATGGCCCCGGAACAGGCCGAAGGAGAGACCGTTGACTACCGCGCCGATATTTATTCCCTGGGCGTTGTTTTGTACGAGATGATCATGGGACACGTGCCCTACGACGCCGAATCGCCCCTGGCCATCCTCTACAAACACATCCACGATCCGGTGCCCCGCCCCCGCCGCTACCGGCGCGACCTGTCCGCCGGCCTTGAAGCCGTTATCCTCAGGGCTTTGGCCAAAGAGCCGGCCAACCGTTTTGCCCGGGCCGGCGCTTTGGCCGAAGCTTTACGCGCCCAACTGGAATCGAGCCCGTTGGCCGGAGTGGAAGGAATCCGGCAGGGCATCCCCCCCAGAATTTTTCTCTGGTTTCAATCCAATGCCCTGCCCGACCAACAACTGGCCGCGTACTTACAAAACCTGCTGCGGCAATCGGGCCATGTTGTTTCCGCCGATCCCGTTACCCACACCGACGAGGCGTGGCTGGCCGAAATTGACCCTAAAATTGAAAGCGCCGATTTTTTGATTGTGTTGCTCTCGCCAAGCTCACTGGAAAACCAAATGGGCCTGGATGTTCTCAAACAGGGTTTGGTCCATCACAAACAGCAAAAACGCCCCCACATTCTGCCGGTTCAGATAGGCCGCCTGGCTATGCCGCCGGCCGGTGAAGCGTACTTAACCTCACTGCCCCGGATCATCTGGCAAAATGAAACCGATAACGACCAGGTTGGGCAGGCCATTCTGGCTGCCACTACGGCCCGGGGTTCAGCCTCCACCACTTCGCTGCCGTTGGGCATAATTTCAGAAGACGGCGGCACGTTCACCGACGACGAAGCCATCCATACCCCCCTGCCTCAATTCGACCCCGGCCTGGTGGAATCCCTGGAAGCGCCCGGCGGGGTGATCAAACTGCGCGACAAGTTTTATATTGAACGTTATGCCGATGCCCAACTTCGTCGGGAAGTGACCAAAGCGGGCACCACCACCACTATCCGCGCTTCGCGGCAAACGGGCAAAAGCTCGCTCCTGGTGCGCGGCATAAATTTTGCGCGCGAAAACAAGGCCAGGGTATTCCACCTTGACCTGCAACAATTTGACGCCGAACGGTTAGCCACCCCCAATATTTTTCTACACAGCCTGGCCGAACTGATGGTGCGCAAACTGCGGCTTGAAGTGGCCGAAGTAGAAAACTTCTGGCGCGGCTCGTTAGGCCCGCAAGATAAATTGACTTACCTTATCGAAGATTATATTTTACCCGAAACCAACAGTCCCATCGTCCTGGCCCTGGATGAAGTAGACCGCCTGCTGCAAACCACAAATTTCTACAGCGATTTTTTTGCCCTGCTGCGCGCCTGGCACAATAGCCGCGCCCTTAATGAAGATTGGAACCGGTTCAATATTATCCTGGTTATTTCTACCGAACCTTACCTGCTCATCAATGAAATCAATCAATCACCCTTCAACGTGGGGCTTAGAGTTTACCTGGAGGATTTCAATCAGGCCCAGGTGCGCGATCTGAACCAACGGCACGGCGCGCCGGTAGCCGAGGCGGATTTCCCTGAATTGATGGACCTGCTGAACGGGCAACCCTATTTAACCCGCCAGGCGCTCTACACTATGGTCATTCAACAACTTACCTGGGCCAACCTGCGGCAAATTGCCGTGGAAGACAACGGCCCTTTTGGCGACCACCTGCGCCGGCAGCACTGGCTGCTGGGGCAAGAGCCAATGCTCAAAGAGGCCTTCAGGCAAGTTATTCACAATAAAAATTGCGAAGACGACACGGCCCGGTTTCGCCTGCTGCAAGCCGGTTTAATTAAAGGCAGCGGCGACGTGTA